The Paenibacillus mucilaginosus 3016 genome includes the window CATCGTATACGTCCTCCACCGGATTGCGTCCGATGCGCACATAGACTCCACCCTCATGGCGCACCAGCGCCTCCGTCATCCGCCGGGTCTCATGCCGGTCCGACGGGAGGATGACGGTAAGCCCCGGAATGGCCCGCGCCACCGCCACATCCTGCAGGGAGTGGTGGCTCATGCCGAGCGCCCCGTAGCTGACGCCCCCGCTGATGCCGACCAGCTTGACGTTCGTCGCCGAATAAGCGACGTCCACCTTGATCTGTTCGATGCTGCGCATGCTGAGGAAGCAGGCCGGCGAAGTCACCCAGGGCTTCTTCCCGCTGTGGGCCAGCCCTGCGGCAATCCCCACGATATTCTGCTCCGCGATGCCCACTTCGACGAACTGCTCGGGATAGGCGGACGCGAACGGCGCCATCGCCGCCGACCCCCGGGAGTCGCTTGCCAGCACCATCAGATCCCGATCTTCCTTCGCCAGCCCGAGCAGCGTCTCGCAGATCACCTGCCGGTTGGGTATTCCATGGGCCATACGTTCTGCTATCATGCCTGCCCCCCCTTTATCTGTTCCAGGCTGCCAAGCTCCGCCGACAGCTCCGACAGTGCCAGCGCCAGCTCCTTGTCATTCGGCACATGATGATGCCACTTGGGCACATGCTCTGCGAAGGACACGCCTTTGCCCTTGACCGTATGGGCGAGTACCAGAGTCGGCTTGCCCGATACCTCAGGCGCTGCTTCGAAGACGTTCACAAGCGCATCGACGTCATTGCCGTCGACGGGGACGACATGCCAGCCGAAGGCGGACCATTTGTCATCCAGCGGATCGAGCCCCATCACGTCCTCCGTCGGCCCGCTGATCTGCAGCCGGTTGCGGTCGATGATGCCGACGAGGTTATCGAGCCGGTAGTGGGCGCCCGCCATGGCCGCTTCCCACACGGAGCCCTCGGCCTGCTCGCCGTCGCCCATCAGGCAGAACACCCGGGAGCTCCGTCCGTCGCGCTTGGCGGCCAGCGCCATGCCTACGGAGATCGCCAGCCCGTGCCCGAGCGCGCCCGTATTCATCTCGATCCCCGGCACCTTGTTGTTCGGGTGCCCGATCAGCCGGGTGCCGAACCGGCTGAACGTCTCGAGCTCCTCCTTCGGAAAGAAGCCGCGGTCGGCCAGAATGCACCAGAGGGATTCGACCGCATGCCCCTTGCTGGCGATGAAGCGGTCTCGCTCCGCCCACTTCGGATTGGCCGGGTCGATCTTCATCACCCGGTAGTAGAGCGACGTGAGGATATCCGTGTTGCTGAGCGAGCCGCCGGTATGCCCGGTCCCGGCCCGGTGAATCATGCGCAGCAGATCCATGCGGATCTGGGCCGCTTTCCTTTTCAAAGCACCTGTCTCCATTGGCGTTCCCCTCTCCCCGTTCAGCATTGCGCACCGCGCAGCCAGGCCTGGATCTCGCTTTCGGTCGGATCGACCGGATCGGCCGCGAGCCCCGGGATATACCGGCAGGCTTCATACAGCGGTGCGATGACATTGGCATGGATGCCCACCGAATGATGCACATACGGGCCCCGTACCAGCTTCTCTTCCCACAGCGGCCAATCGTTCACTTCCACCCAGACGTAGGAGCCCCGGGTGTACGGTCCCTGAATGCCGCGGGCTCTGCCCAGGAACAGCTGGTACTCCCCATGATCCCCGTCGAAGCGGGCCAGCGTCATGCTGCCGCCCCGGATCTCCCCTTCATGCGTGCCTGGCGCATGGTCGTCGAACAGGAAGTGCCGGCGCAGCTTCGGCCGCTCCTCCACCGATAACGAGACCGGGAAGTTCCCGCAGTGGAACAGCAGCTCCCCGTTCGGATTCTCCGGATGGCGGACCGTCAGATCCGCGAAGAAGGTCGGATGCCGGTTCATCGCCGCGGACTGCACCAGGACGGAGGTGATGGCCCCGTGGATATCGGTCTCACAGGTAACCGGAATCTGCTCATCCGTCAGAATCGCATTCGCCAGACAGGGCATAATGCCCATGGCGTCCTGCAGGGAGGACCAGCACTGGATGGCGATGGCCGAACTTCCTGTCGAGACCGCATACTGCTTCATGGCCACCTTCAGGGCGGCGATCCGCCGGACATCCTCTTCGCTCACCTCGGACCAGTCGAGCTTCTCCTTGATGTAATCCACAGCCTCAGCAAGCTCCGAGCTCTGCCCGTTCTCGATCCGCTTCGAGGCCCGCTGGATGTCCACGAGCGTGATCGGATGCACCTCGATCCCGAACCGCTCAAGCAGCTCCCCTTCATTGCACATCATTGTCCAGAAGGAAGACGGACGGGGACCGATCTGCAGAATGCGCAGGGAACGGAAGTGGCGGACGGCGTTCGCGGCACCGATGAAGTTCGTGAAGCCCCGCTCGAACACAGGGTCATCCACCCGGCTGTTCGTCACATAAGAGAACGGCACGTTGAACCGGCGGAGCACCTTGCCTGTCGCGAACAAGCCGCACTGCGTATCCCGGAGCCTCATCCCGTCCTCGAGCGGCGATTCGTCGCGCGGCCCCCACAGCAGCACCGGCTTCCCCAAGGCCCGGCCGACACGGGCCACGGTATCTTCCGTCCCGAAGTTGCAGTGCGGGAAAAAGACGGCGTCCACGTTCTCCTGCCGGAAGCGGTCGATGATCAGGTCCGCGTTCAGGTGATCGTCATAGAGCAGCCCTTCGGCGTTCAGCCCCTCGAGATCCACAATATCGATGTCCATCCCGAAGCTGGCGATTTTCTCCCGGATCATTACCTTGTACCTGAATGCATCTTCGGCACTGAATACGAACCGGCGCGTTGGCGCATAGCCCAATTTGAATTTTTTCATGAGTCACACTCCAGTGAATGATTGAGTTTACTTAACAAACTAAACTTATTGTGAATGATACCCTCTATACTGGAACCGGATGACGAAGTACAAAGGAAGTTTTCCAGCATTTTCTTTGAATTTAGCACGCCGATCCTTTATAGTCAATGCATTTTTCTAAACTTTTAGTATTTTGTTGAGTTATAATAACTAAACTTTAAGTTCTTAACCCGGGATTTCTTGCATAAACAAAAGGAGATGTGTAAACTAAACTTACTAAACTACTTCAACGATATAGAGAAATGGGGATCGGTACGGTGAAAATGGAAGATATCGCCAGGCTGGCCGGCGTCTCGAAGGCCGCTGTATCGCTTGCGCTCAGCGGCAAGCCGGGCATCAGCGAGGGGACGCGGGAGCGGATCCTGCAGCTCGCCAGCGAACATGGGTATGCGCACAAATCCAAGGCAGCCGTTTCGGCACAAGGCCCCCGGACACTGACCTTTCTGGCGGCGGCCAATGCCGGCATCGTGCTCGAGGACTATTATCAGCAGCCCTTCTTCCGGGAGCTGATTCATTTCATCGAGGAGCGCTGCAGAGCACGCGGCTATTCGCTCATCTATTCCTCCATGGAGCCGGAACCGTCCGCCGGGGAGCTGCGGGCTCTTGCCGAGGAGAAGCGCAGCGAAGGCGTCATCCTGCTCGGGACGAACCTGAACCGCTCCCAGGTGGCCTTCATCGCGGGGGAGCTGCCCCTGCCGCTGGTGGTGCTCGATACGTGCTTTGACACCCTGCCCCTTCCTTTTGTGGAGATCAATAATGTCATGGGGGCCTACCAGGCGGGCAGCCATCTCTGCGCCGCGGGACACCGTACGGTCGGCTACATCGAGTCCAATGTGAGGATTCACAACTTTGATGAACGGCGCCGCGGGTTCGAGCTTGCCCTGCTGGAGAGAGGCATGGAGTTCGCCGGAGACGAGATCTTCTCCGTCGCCCCGACGATCCTCTCCTCCCAGGAATCGCTCAAGAGCCAGCTCGCCGCGTACCTGGATGCGGGGAACTCCCTGCCGGAGGCCTTCTTCTGCGAATGCGACTACATCGCCATCAGTGCCATCAAGACGCTGAACGAGCTCGGGTACCGGGTGCCCGAGGACGTCTCGGTGGTCGGGTTCGACAATATCTCCGAAGCGCGGATCGTCTCGCCGGAGCTGACCACGGTGCATGTGGAGAAAGAGCGCATGGCCCATCTGGCCGTTGAGCTGCTCATCGAATCGATCGAATCGGCTCCCGGGGCCAAGGCGAAGATCAAGGTCGATACCCGGCTCGTCGAACGTCACTCCTCCCGCTCCCCTGTAAGGTCCTGAGATGGGAACAAAAAAATAAGGCACAAGCGCGGAGTGATCCGTTCTTGTGCCTTTTTCATTTTATTATGTGGTTCCCGGGCGGGCTCAGCCTCAGGCCCCCGCCGTTCCCTTGCGGAACTGGGAGGGAGTCACGCCCATATGGGTCTTGAAGACGCTGGTGAAGTAGCTGATATTCTCGAATCCCGTATCCATGGCGACCGCCGCGATTTTTTTGTCCGTCCTCTCGAGGAGCTTGGCCGCCTGCTGGGTGCGGTATTTGTTGATATAATCGATGGGACTGTACTGCATCACACTGCGGAAGACGCGGCAGAAGTGGCCTTCGCTCATGTTCGTGAGGAGGCACAGGTCCTTGAGCCGGATCGTGCGCTGGTAATGCTCATGGATGTAATGCAGTGCCGTCTTGATCTGCTCCGTCTTCCACAGCGCGGCCTTCGGCACCTCCCCCGCCTCCCCTTGGGAGAAGAGCTGGGCCATGATCAGCAGCAGCAGCCCCTTCGTGGCCAGCACCTGGCTGGCCGTCTCCTCCGCACTGCTCTCCAGCATGCGGCCGAGCAGCCGGATCACCTCCGCTCCCCACTCCGCTGCTCCCGTAATCTTGACCGGCAGCCGGCATACGCGCTGCAGCAGCGGATCGACGCACTTCTCCTGCACGAGGTCCATCGAGCCGGTCAGCAGCTCCGCGCCGAAGACGACCGCCGAATAGCTGCAGCCCGCCTCCCCGACCGGATCGCCGGCATGGATCTCGCCGGAGTGCACGAACACCGCCTCGCCTTCGGTGAGCTCGAAGCTCCCGGTTCCCACCTGGAACACTGCCCGCCCCTTCGTGACCAGGATGAATTCGAATTCGCTGTGCCAGTGGCATTCGAGCACGGTGCCTCCCGGAGCGCACTCCATGTGATATACGCTGATCGGATACATGGGGCGTCCGTGTACCCGGTTTTCTTTTAACGACATGGGATTCACCCGGCTGACCTCCTACCAATATGTCAGGATCCTGTTAGTAATGATCATTATAACAGAAGATTTCTCCTCCGGATAACCTTATCATGAAGCATAGACAGACATGATGAAGGGAGAACGAAACGTGAAGTTTACAGACGGCTATTGGATGTTCAGAGAGGGGTATAACGTACAGTTTCCGGTGGAAATCCGGGATATCCGGAGGGATGCGGACTCCGTGACCGTCTATGCGGCGTGCCGGAAGATTACCCGCAAGGGCGACACGCTCAACGGGGCGATGCTGACCGTGCGGTATTCTTCCCCGCTGCCGAACGTGATCCGCGTACAGCTGTATCACCACAAGGGCAGGAAAGTGACAGGACCGGCGTTCGAGCTGAAGTCGGAGCCCGGCGCGGCGGAGATCGTGCAGGACGGGGAGATCACGAAGCTGACGAGCGGTCAATTGGAGGTGCGCATCGACAAGAGCCTCGGCTGGGGCAGCGTCTTCTCCTATGACGGCAGACGCCTGACCGGCACGGGCATCAAGACCTCCGCCCACATCCAGACCCCGGACGGGAAAGTCTATATGCGGGAGCAGCTGGACCTCGGCGTCGGCGAATCGGTCTACGGCCTCGGCGAACGCTTCACCCCGTTCGTCAAGAACGGACAGACCGTGGACATCTGGAACGAGGACGGCGGCACGTCGAGCGAACAGGCTTACAAGAACGTGCCGTTCTATCTCTCGAGCCGCGGCTACGGGGTATTCGTCAACCATCCGGAGAACGTTTCGTACGAGGTTGCCTCGGAACATGTGTCCAAGGTCCAGTTCAGCGTGGAGGGCGAGTCGCTGGAGTACTTCATCATCGGCGGCGCGAATCCCAAGGAGGTGCTTCACCACTATACGGAACTGACCGGCAAGCCCGCCCTCCCTCCGGCCTGGAGCTTCGGGCTGTGGCTGACGACTTCGTTTACGACCAGCTATGACGAAGGCACGGTGAATCACTTTGTCGACGGGATGCTGGAGCGGGATATTCCCCTGCACGTGTTCCACTTCGACTGCTTCTGGATGAAGGAATACCAGTGGTGCGACTTCGAATGGGACAGCGAGGTGTTCCCGGACCCCGAAGGCATGCTGAAGCGGCTGAAGGACAAGGGGCTGAAGATCTGCGTCTGGATCAACCCCTACATCGCCCAGAAGTCGGCGCTCTTCGATGAAGGCATGGAGCACGGCTATCTCGTCAAAACGCCCCAGGGCGACGTATGGCAGTGGGACCTGTGGCAGGCGGGCATGGGACTGGTGGATTTCACGAATCCGGCCGCGGTCCAGTGGTACCAGAGCAAGCTGAAGCGGCTCATCGATATGGGCGTGGACAGCTTCAAGACCGACTTCGGCGAGCGCATCCCGGTCGATGTCGTCTACCATGACGGCTCGGATCCGGTGAAGATGCATAACTACTACACCCACTTGTACAACAAAGCGGTGTTCGAGCTTCTGGAGGATTCGCTCGGCCGCAATGAAGCGGCCCTGTTCGCCCGCTCCGCCACAGCCGGCGGCCAGCAGTTCCCGGTGCACTGGGGCGGCGACTGCTCGGCGAACTACAGCTCCATGGCCGAGACCCTGCGCGGCGGCCTGTCCCTCGGCCTGTGCGGCTTCGGCTTCTGGAGCCATGACATCAGCGGCTTCGAGCGCACGGCGCCGCCGGATCTCTACAAGCGCTGGACGGCGTTCGGCCTGCTCTCCTCCCACAGCCGGCTGCACGGCAACGAGTCGTACCGGGTGCCGTGGCTCTTCGACGAGGAGGCGGTGGATGTGCTCCGGCACTTCACCAAGCTGAAATGCACCCTCATGCCTTACCTGTTCGGCGCCTCCGCCGAAGCGGTGGAGCGCGGCCTTCCCGTCATGCGGGCCATGGTGCTGGAGTTCCCGGAAGACCCGCTCTGCCACCCGCTGGACCGCCAGTACATGCTGGGCGATTCGCTTCTGGTGGCCCCGATCTTCAATGAATCCGGGGAAGCCGGCTGCTATCTTCCTGCCGGGCGCTGGACGGACTTCCAGACGGGCGAGATCGTGGAAGGCGGCCGCTGGCACAGCGGACGCTACGACTACTTCCATCTTCCGCTGCTGGCGAGACCCGGCAGCCTGATCGCCGTCGGCAGCCAGGACAGCCGGCCGGATTACGACTATGCGGACGGCGTCACGCTGCATGCCTTCGAGCTGCAGGAAGGCAGCACGGCTTCAGCTCATGTCTATGACACGCAGGGCTCCCTGCAGCTGAGTGTCCGGGTGGAGCGCCGCGAGGGAGTACTGCATGTGAGCTCCGAAGGCGAAGGCGCCTCGAAGCCGTGGACGCTGCTGCTCCGCGGCATCGCCGAAGTCTCGGACGCTCAGGGAGCTGCGGTGGAGACGACCCCTCGGGGAGTCCAGCTGCAGGCATCCCCGGGTACAAGCGGGTTCACCGTCAAGCTCTAAGCAAAGCAAACAGCCCCGCCCCCTTCCTGTCAGGAAAGGAGCAGGGCTGTTTGAGCTTCCGAGCGGTCCGGCCAAGCCATGGTGAAGCGTACACTCGCGGGGCCCCTCTGCTTGATGGAGCATGCGGCCGCCGTGATGCAACCGGTCGGGTGACCCTGCCCGCTACCAGACGGCGTTTGCTTCCAGCTTGAAAAGCGAGCTTTGCAAACTTAGCTCCCTCCACTTCGCAAGAAGCTTGTA containing:
- a CDS encoding transketolase family protein; the protein is MAHGIPNRQVICETLLGLAKEDRDLMVLASDSRGSAAMAPFASAYPEQFVEVGIAEQNIVGIAAGLAHSGKKPWVTSPACFLSMRSIEQIKVDVAYSATNVKLVGISGGVSYGALGMSHHSLQDVAVARAIPGLTVILPSDRHETRRMTEALVRHEGGVYVRIGRNPVEDVYDDDEGEFVIGRAVTMREGSDLTIIAAGETVRVALDAQELLKEAGVSARVLNMHTIKPLDEEAVVRAARETGLIITVEEHSIHGGLGAAVAEVVVQRCPVPVRILGIPDEPAIAGKSAEVFRHYGLSKENIREIAIRMLGSGEERPWTRSSF
- a CDS encoding transketolase, encoding METGALKRKAAQIRMDLLRMIHRAGTGHTGGSLSNTDILTSLYYRVMKIDPANPKWAERDRFIASKGHAVESLWCILADRGFFPKEELETFSRFGTRLIGHPNNKVPGIEMNTGALGHGLAISVGMALAAKRDGRSSRVFCLMGDGEQAEGSVWEAAMAGAHYRLDNLVGIIDRNRLQISGPTEDVMGLDPLDDKWSAFGWHVVPVDGNDVDALVNVFEAAPEVSGKPTLVLAHTVKGKGVSFAEHVPKWHHHVPNDKELALALSELSAELGSLEQIKGGQA
- a CDS encoding L-fucose/L-arabinose isomerase family protein, yielding MKKFKLGYAPTRRFVFSAEDAFRYKVMIREKIASFGMDIDIVDLEGLNAEGLLYDDHLNADLIIDRFRQENVDAVFFPHCNFGTEDTVARVGRALGKPVLLWGPRDESPLEDGMRLRDTQCGLFATGKVLRRFNVPFSYVTNSRVDDPVFERGFTNFIGAANAVRHFRSLRILQIGPRPSSFWTMMCNEGELLERFGIEVHPITLVDIQRASKRIENGQSSELAEAVDYIKEKLDWSEVSEEDVRRIAALKVAMKQYAVSTGSSAIAIQCWSSLQDAMGIMPCLANAILTDEQIPVTCETDIHGAITSVLVQSAAMNRHPTFFADLTVRHPENPNGELLFHCGNFPVSLSVEERPKLRRHFLFDDHAPGTHEGEIRGGSMTLARFDGDHGEYQLFLGRARGIQGPYTRGSYVWVEVNDWPLWEEKLVRGPYVHHSVGIHANVIAPLYEACRYIPGLAADPVDPTESEIQAWLRGAQC
- a CDS encoding LacI family DNA-binding transcriptional regulator; amino-acid sequence: MGIGTVKMEDIARLAGVSKAAVSLALSGKPGISEGTRERILQLASEHGYAHKSKAAVSAQGPRTLTFLAAANAGIVLEDYYQQPFFRELIHFIEERCRARGYSLIYSSMEPEPSAGELRALAEEKRSEGVILLGTNLNRSQVAFIAGELPLPLVVLDTCFDTLPLPFVEINNVMGAYQAGSHLCAAGHRTVGYIESNVRIHNFDERRRGFELALLERGMEFAGDEIFSVAPTILSSQESLKSQLAAYLDAGNSLPEAFFCECDYIAISAIKTLNELGYRVPEDVSVVGFDNISEARIVSPELTTVHVEKERMAHLAVELLIESIESAPGAKAKIKVDTRLVERHSSRSPVRS
- a CDS encoding AraC family transcriptional regulator, yielding MSLKENRVHGRPMYPISVYHMECAPGGTVLECHWHSEFEFILVTKGRAVFQVGTGSFELTEGEAVFVHSGEIHAGDPVGEAGCSYSAVVFGAELLTGSMDLVQEKCVDPLLQRVCRLPVKITGAAEWGAEVIRLLGRMLESSAEETASQVLATKGLLLLIMAQLFSQGEAGEVPKAALWKTEQIKTALHYIHEHYQRTIRLKDLCLLTNMSEGHFCRVFRSVMQYSPIDYINKYRTQQAAKLLERTDKKIAAVAMDTGFENISYFTSVFKTHMGVTPSQFRKGTAGA
- the yicI gene encoding alpha-xylosidase, with translation MKFTDGYWMFREGYNVQFPVEIRDIRRDADSVTVYAACRKITRKGDTLNGAMLTVRYSSPLPNVIRVQLYHHKGRKVTGPAFELKSEPGAAEIVQDGEITKLTSGQLEVRIDKSLGWGSVFSYDGRRLTGTGIKTSAHIQTPDGKVYMREQLDLGVGESVYGLGERFTPFVKNGQTVDIWNEDGGTSSEQAYKNVPFYLSSRGYGVFVNHPENVSYEVASEHVSKVQFSVEGESLEYFIIGGANPKEVLHHYTELTGKPALPPAWSFGLWLTTSFTTSYDEGTVNHFVDGMLERDIPLHVFHFDCFWMKEYQWCDFEWDSEVFPDPEGMLKRLKDKGLKICVWINPYIAQKSALFDEGMEHGYLVKTPQGDVWQWDLWQAGMGLVDFTNPAAVQWYQSKLKRLIDMGVDSFKTDFGERIPVDVVYHDGSDPVKMHNYYTHLYNKAVFELLEDSLGRNEAALFARSATAGGQQFPVHWGGDCSANYSSMAETLRGGLSLGLCGFGFWSHDISGFERTAPPDLYKRWTAFGLLSSHSRLHGNESYRVPWLFDEEAVDVLRHFTKLKCTLMPYLFGASAEAVERGLPVMRAMVLEFPEDPLCHPLDRQYMLGDSLLVAPIFNESGEAGCYLPAGRWTDFQTGEIVEGGRWHSGRYDYFHLPLLARPGSLIAVGSQDSRPDYDYADGVTLHAFELQEGSTASAHVYDTQGSLQLSVRVERREGVLHVSSEGEGASKPWTLLLRGIAEVSDAQGAAVETTPRGVQLQASPGTSGFTVKL